One segment of Paenibacillus sp. FSL R7-0337 DNA contains the following:
- a CDS encoding Gfo/Idh/MocA family oxidoreductase, with protein sequence MDKVRYGIIGVGNMGRAHAQSLLNDIKGAELTAVCDSSPERLDWAEEHLPDSVQRFLSPEELFKSGAIDAVLIATPHYDHPPLAIEALGYGLHVLIEKPAGVYTKAVQEMNDAAAKSDRKFGIMYNQRTNPLYQKLRDLIQSGELGEIRRTNWIITNWYRSQSYYDSGGWRATWGGEGGGVLLNQDPHQLDLWQWTTGMMPKRVRAFCQFGKYRNIEVEDDVTAYVEYENGATGLFITTTGEAPGTNRFEITGDNGKIVIEDGKLTFFRLRTPEPKFNAEFTGGFGAPECWKCEIPVPPGDGEQHKGIMRNFTNAILHDEPLLAPGEEGIHGLTLSNAMYLSAWTDNWVDLPIDSQLFYEKLMEQVENSTFQKAPVSQKALDVSGTH encoded by the coding sequence ATGGATAAGGTACGATATGGAATTATTGGTGTAGGCAATATGGGGCGCGCCCATGCCCAGAGTCTGCTGAATGATATTAAGGGGGCTGAGCTTACAGCGGTATGCGACAGCAGCCCTGAGCGGCTGGATTGGGCAGAGGAGCATTTGCCGGATAGCGTGCAGCGCTTTTTGTCGCCGGAGGAGCTGTTCAAGTCTGGTGCCATTGATGCTGTATTGATCGCTACCCCCCATTATGATCACCCGCCGCTGGCGATTGAAGCGCTGGGCTACGGGCTGCATGTTCTGATTGAGAAGCCTGCCGGTGTCTATACCAAAGCAGTCCAGGAGATGAATGACGCTGCGGCGAAGTCTGACCGTAAGTTCGGCATTATGTATAACCAGCGGACGAATCCGCTCTATCAGAAGCTGAGAGACTTGATCCAGTCCGGGGAACTGGGGGAGATCCGGCGCACGAACTGGATTATTACCAATTGGTACCGCTCTCAGAGCTACTATGATTCCGGCGGCTGGCGGGCGACCTGGGGCGGAGAAGGCGGCGGCGTGCTGCTGAACCAGGACCCGCACCAGCTTGACCTCTGGCAGTGGACTACAGGGATGATGCCTAAGCGGGTACGCGCTTTTTGCCAGTTCGGGAAGTACCGGAATATTGAAGTTGAGGATGATGTGACTGCTTATGTGGAATATGAGAACGGCGCAACCGGGCTGTTCATCACCACTACAGGGGAGGCGCCGGGGACGAACCGGTTCGAGATTACAGGAGACAACGGCAAAATCGTCATCGAAGACGGCAAGCTCACCTTCTTCCGCCTTCGCACCCCGGAGCCGAAGTTCAATGCGGAATTCACCGGAGGCTTCGGAGCACCGGAGTGCTGGAAATGCGAGATTCCGGTGCCACCCGGAGACGGAGAACAGCACAAGGGCATTATGCGTAACTTCACCAATGCGATTCTACACGATGAGCCGCTGCTGGCTCCGGGGGAAGAGGGCATTCACGGCCTGACCCTGTCCAATGCCATGTATCTGTCCGCGTGGACCGACAACTGGGTGGACCTGCCGATCGACAGCCAGTTGTTCTATGAGAAGCTGATGGAGCAGGTAGAGAATTCTACTTTTCAGAAAGCACCGGTCAGCCAGAAAGCCCTGGATGTATCGGGAACTCATTAG
- a CDS encoding sugar phosphate isomerase/epimerase — MNRSTIAAQMYTLREYTQTPEALRESLRKVSSIGYQAVQISGIGPMDPKLVKEYADEFNLKICATHVPWDRLVNDLDALAAEHKLWDCKYIGLGSLPAEYQTSQEGYRTFAKLASGIARTLKEEHGLQFVYHNHDFEFERFDGLTGMDVLLQDSDPEVFGFELDLYWVQAGGGDPVEWIHKVEGRMQAVHFKDMTILNRKAVFAEIGEGNMNYGAIIEACRKTGVEWHIVEQDVCQRDPFESLEISLRHLHSRLEVQA, encoded by the coding sequence ATGAACCGTTCAACGATTGCCGCTCAAATGTATACCCTGCGTGAATATACCCAGACGCCGGAGGCCTTGCGGGAGAGCTTGCGGAAGGTAAGCAGTATCGGGTACCAGGCTGTCCAGATCTCCGGAATCGGTCCCATGGACCCCAAGCTGGTGAAGGAATACGCGGATGAATTTAATCTCAAAATATGTGCGACACACGTTCCCTGGGACAGGCTGGTGAATGATCTGGATGCACTCGCCGCCGAACATAAGCTGTGGGACTGCAAATACATCGGTCTTGGCTCACTGCCTGCGGAATATCAGACCAGTCAGGAAGGGTACCGCACCTTCGCCAAGCTGGCTTCCGGCATTGCACGTACACTTAAGGAAGAGCATGGCCTGCAATTTGTGTATCATAATCATGATTTTGAATTCGAACGTTTTGACGGTCTGACCGGGATGGATGTGCTGCTGCAGGACAGTGATCCGGAGGTCTTCGGCTTCGAGCTGGATCTGTACTGGGTGCAGGCCGGGGGCGGAGATCCTGTAGAGTGGATTCATAAGGTGGAAGGCAGAATGCAGGCCGTGCATTTCAAGGATATGACTATACTGAACCGCAAAGCTGTATTCGCCGAGATCGGCGAAGGCAATATGAACTATGGAGCGATTATTGAGGCCTGCCGCAAGACGGGTGTGGAGTGGCATATCGTGGAGCAGGATGTGTGCCAGCGTGATCCGTTCGAGAGCCTGGAGATTAGTCTCCGGCATCTGCATTCCAGATTGGAGGTGCAAGCATGA
- a CDS encoding Gfo/Idh/MocA family oxidoreductase: MSRKDGMMYAPVHEAKPVVGPGEFVIAALALDHGHIYGMCNGLVEAGAELKWVYDPDPEKVKAFLNKYPGVRAARSAEEILEDSEVRLVAAAAVPSERGPLGLRVMAHGKDYFTDKSPFTSLDQLAAARLQVEKTGRKYMTYYSERLHVESAVYAGQLVQQGAIGRVLQVMGLGPHRLNAPSRPEWFFQRDKYGGILCDIGSHQIEQFLFYAGCRDAKVLHSKVANYNNPAYPELEDYGDATLVGDNGATQYFRVDWFTPAGLGTWGDGRTIILGTEGYIELRKYSDIGRSSTSDHVFWVDGEGEHYEHVAGKVGFPFFGELILDCLERTEKAMTQEHAFKAAELCLEAQRQAVNLTPDTLK; this comes from the coding sequence ATGAGCCGCAAGGATGGAATGATGTATGCCCCGGTACATGAGGCGAAGCCTGTGGTGGGACCGGGTGAATTCGTAATCGCTGCGTTGGCGCTGGATCATGGGCATATCTACGGGATGTGCAACGGACTAGTAGAAGCGGGAGCCGAGCTGAAGTGGGTATACGATCCTGACCCCGAGAAGGTAAAAGCGTTCCTGAACAAGTATCCCGGCGTCAGAGCCGCACGCTCTGCTGAAGAGATTCTTGAAGATTCTGAGGTCCGGCTCGTAGCAGCGGCCGCCGTTCCTTCGGAGCGTGGTCCGCTCGGTCTGCGGGTGATGGCACACGGGAAGGATTATTTCACGGACAAATCTCCGTTTACTTCTCTGGACCAACTCGCAGCAGCACGCCTTCAGGTGGAGAAGACGGGCCGGAAATACATGACATACTACAGTGAGAGACTGCATGTAGAGAGCGCTGTCTATGCCGGTCAGCTGGTGCAGCAGGGGGCGATTGGCCGTGTGCTTCAGGTCATGGGGCTGGGGCCGCACCGGTTAAATGCACCAAGCCGGCCGGAATGGTTCTTCCAGCGTGATAAATACGGCGGCATTCTCTGTGACATCGGCAGCCATCAGATTGAACAGTTCCTCTTCTACGCGGGCTGCCGCGATGCCAAGGTGCTGCACAGCAAGGTCGCAAACTACAACAACCCGGCTTACCCGGAGCTGGAGGATTACGGGGATGCTACGCTGGTTGGGGATAACGGGGCTACGCAGTATTTTCGCGTGGACTGGTTCACTCCGGCAGGGCTAGGGACCTGGGGAGACGGACGGACGATCATTCTCGGTACGGAAGGTTATATTGAACTGCGCAAATACAGCGATATCGGCCGCTCCAGCACATCGGACCATGTCTTCTGGGTGGACGGTGAGGGAGAGCATTATGAGCATGTAGCCGGGAAGGTCGGCTTCCCGTTCTTCGGGGAGCTGATTCTGGACTGCCTGGAACGGACGGAGAAGGCGATGACTCAGGAGCATGCGTTCAAGGCAGCTGAGCTGTGTCTGGAAGCGCAGCGGCAAGCGGTGAATCTGACCCCGGATACGCTTAAATAG
- a CDS encoding Gfo/Idh/MocA family oxidoreductase, translating to MNTNGAAIIGCGAIAPLHARAIASIDNARLVAVVDSDPVQATQSAQDYECEGLTDYRELLERPDIGIVHLCTPHHLHAGMAVELLKAGKHVLTEKPMALDVPSARMMQEAAEDAAGQLGVVFQNRYNEPSVRIRQVIDSGSLGNLLCMKGLVTWTRSEEYYTNSPWRGRWATEGGGVLINQAIHTLDLLQWFGGDIDSVKGSVSTDVLNDVIEVEDSAHACIDFKNKARGLFYGTNAYQANSPVELELVFEQGTLQQRRDSLYLWNDGKETLLCEPQSISSGGKSYWGSGHSRLIHDFYAHIREGRRFWIDGAEGIKALTLIAEIYKSSEGRNLVPQV from the coding sequence ATGAATACTAATGGAGCAGCGATTATCGGCTGCGGGGCGATTGCCCCGCTGCATGCCAGAGCCATTGCTTCCATCGACAATGCGCGGCTGGTAGCCGTGGTGGACAGTGACCCTGTTCAGGCAACACAGTCTGCTCAGGATTACGAATGTGAAGGCCTGACAGATTACAGGGAGCTGCTGGAGCGTCCAGATATCGGCATCGTTCATCTCTGCACGCCGCATCATCTGCATGCAGGAATGGCAGTGGAGCTGCTGAAGGCCGGCAAGCATGTGTTAACCGAGAAACCGATGGCACTGGATGTGCCTTCGGCCCGCATGATGCAGGAGGCGGCAGAGGATGCTGCGGGACAACTGGGTGTAGTATTCCAGAACCGCTATAATGAACCTTCGGTGCGGATCAGACAAGTGATTGATTCCGGCAGCCTGGGCAATCTCCTCTGCATGAAGGGCCTGGTGACTTGGACCCGGAGTGAGGAGTACTACACGAATAGTCCCTGGAGAGGCCGCTGGGCGACGGAAGGCGGCGGGGTATTGATCAACCAGGCTATCCATACCCTGGATCTGCTGCAATGGTTCGGCGGTGACATTGATTCCGTGAAAGGCAGTGTCAGCACTGATGTGCTGAACGATGTCATTGAGGTCGAGGACAGCGCACATGCGTGTATCGATTTCAAGAACAAGGCGCGCGGACTCTTCTACGGAACCAATGCGTATCAGGCCAATTCACCGGTGGAGCTGGAGCTGGTCTTTGAGCAAGGGACTCTGCAGCAGCGCCGGGACAGCCTGTATCTGTGGAATGATGGGAAGGAGACGCTGCTCTGTGAGCCGCAGAGCATCAGCAGTGGAGGGAAATCCTACTGGGGCAGCGGACATTCACGGTTAATTCATGACTTCTACGCCCATATCCGTGAAGGCCGCAGGTTCTGGATTGACGGTGCTGAAGGCATCAAAGCGCTCACACTGATTGCAGAGATCTATAAGTCCTCGGAGGGCCGGAATCTGGTCCCTCAGGTCTAG
- a CDS encoding TetR/AcrR family transcriptional regulator: MMGKRDDILQATLVLITEEGLQSVTFAKIFKRANVGSSTFYHYFENKEQLVNELYHKVRIHKNEFVMNGYDPGLTIYERMKSLLKNTANYSLHYPKEVDFTENYCTSPYISEDIRNTPAPSTLEIFSIIEEGQRQGIIREMNVCLCYQLVYGILIAVIKGYLGGKYPLNEQQIQQTIEACWLAIKL; this comes from the coding sequence ATGATGGGGAAACGCGATGATATTCTTCAGGCAACCCTTGTTTTAATTACTGAAGAAGGCTTACAGTCTGTTACTTTCGCCAAAATATTCAAGAGGGCCAATGTCGGCTCCAGCACATTCTACCATTATTTTGAGAACAAAGAGCAACTGGTCAATGAGCTATACCATAAAGTCCGCATACATAAAAATGAATTTGTCATGAACGGCTATGATCCCGGGTTAACAATCTATGAGCGGATGAAAAGCCTCCTGAAGAATACAGCCAACTATTCGCTTCACTACCCCAAAGAGGTTGACTTCACAGAGAACTATTGCACTTCGCCCTATATTTCCGAGGATATACGGAACACACCCGCCCCCTCCACCTTAGAGATTTTCTCCATCATTGAAGAAGGCCAGCGGCAGGGCATCATCCGGGAAATGAATGTTTGCCTGTGTTATCAGCTGGTCTACGGAATTTTGATTGCCGTGATCAAGGGCTACTTAGGCGGAAAATACCCGCTTAACGAGCAGCAGATTCAGCAGACCATTGAAGCTTGCTGGCTTGCGATTAAGCTGTAG
- the msrA gene encoding peptide-methionine (S)-S-oxide reductase MsrA: MEQAMFAGGCFWCMVTPFEELPGIHGIVSGYAGGSVENPTYEQVKTGTTGHYEVVQITYDPELFPYERLLELFWPQIDPTDDGGQFQDRGTQYRTAVFYYTEEQQLAALASREQVAVSGRFELPVVTEILPAPVFYPAEDYHQDYHKKNPKHYKEDREQSGRDTFISQHWE, translated from the coding sequence ATGGAACAGGCAATGTTTGCCGGAGGCTGCTTCTGGTGTATGGTTACACCGTTCGAAGAGCTGCCCGGTATTCACGGAATTGTATCAGGTTACGCCGGAGGATCGGTAGAGAACCCTACTTATGAGCAGGTGAAGACCGGTACAACCGGTCACTACGAGGTGGTTCAGATCACTTATGACCCTGAGTTATTCCCATATGAGCGGCTGCTGGAGCTGTTCTGGCCGCAGATTGACCCGACGGATGACGGCGGACAGTTTCAGGACCGGGGAACACAGTACCGCACGGCGGTATTCTATTATACGGAAGAGCAGCAGCTGGCTGCACTGGCTTCCCGGGAGCAGGTGGCGGTTAGCGGCAGATTCGAGCTTCCGGTGGTGACGGAGATTCTGCCTGCGCCGGTGTTTTATCCGGCAGAAGACTATCATCAGGACTATCACAAGAAGAATCCGAAGCATTATAAGGAGGACCGTGAGCAGTCGGGGCGGGATACCTTTATTTCGCAGCATTGGGAATAG
- a CDS encoding glycoside hydrolase family 64 protein — translation MSKKWLMTMLAFVLLLSCLPLFNSKAAAADYTQGVELSGTSATIWFKSTVNTSWVDVHYKVNAGTQSNFRSTYNNSKARYEQVVTGITSGTALSHFFTYNNGTPAYDTGWFNYTAGTAPTTGPTTPPSGSSGSIYSIAASSIPTPPSGSVSVKVMNGTGGSYPDSQIYWGVLGINPANGKWSYLDLSGNLVPISNALNDASGHLTRSGVNYANIYHTINQASWVTLPKITSGRMFLSVGTPLYIKTYDDGFAGPDIDNPTDPNRNLYFDFVEFTVDATGYHGNTTRVDGFGFPIQHRLVGLSGGYDKTVGELESETRAGIFTKYQNEVPAAFKSLATDQAPYRIIAPVHGSFKAGGANANYFAGYSSYSTQDILRNDGSLIDAATSAAINRHVYTTSNWNNVANYYNAAPANFYAKFWHDHSISGLAYGFPYDDVNGQAAYLEVGDPKGLIIRVAW, via the coding sequence ATGTCCAAAAAATGGCTAATGACGATGCTTGCGTTCGTGCTTCTGCTCTCTTGCCTGCCTTTGTTCAACTCCAAAGCAGCCGCGGCAGACTACACCCAAGGGGTAGAGCTGTCGGGAACCTCGGCTACCATCTGGTTCAAATCCACAGTAAATACCAGTTGGGTGGACGTCCATTACAAGGTGAATGCCGGGACGCAAAGCAATTTCCGATCAACGTATAACAACAGCAAAGCGCGTTATGAGCAGGTGGTTACAGGAATCACCAGCGGCACAGCACTCTCTCACTTCTTCACCTACAACAACGGAACTCCGGCTTATGACACCGGCTGGTTCAACTACACGGCAGGAACTGCACCGACAACCGGGCCGACAACTCCGCCATCCGGCTCCTCCGGTTCCATCTATTCCATCGCTGCCTCTTCGATCCCGACACCGCCCTCAGGCTCTGTCTCCGTCAAGGTCATGAACGGAACGGGCGGCTCTTATCCAGACAGCCAGATCTACTGGGGTGTACTCGGCATTAATCCGGCCAATGGCAAGTGGAGTTATCTGGATCTCAGCGGCAATCTCGTTCCGATCTCGAATGCGCTGAATGATGCTTCCGGCCACTTGACCAGGAGCGGCGTGAATTATGCCAATATTTATCACACGATTAATCAGGCTTCCTGGGTAACGCTGCCCAAAATCACCTCCGGCCGCATGTTCCTCAGTGTAGGCACACCGCTGTACATCAAGACCTATGACGACGGCTTCGCTGGACCGGATATTGATAATCCGACCGATCCTAACCGAAATCTCTATTTCGACTTTGTTGAATTCACAGTGGATGCTACAGGCTATCATGGCAATACCACCCGTGTAGATGGCTTCGGCTTCCCGATCCAGCACCGGCTGGTGGGCTTGTCCGGCGGTTATGACAAGACGGTAGGCGAGCTTGAATCGGAGACACGGGCTGGAATTTTTACCAAATACCAGAATGAAGTTCCCGCTGCCTTCAAATCACTGGCAACCGATCAGGCACCTTACCGGATTATTGCTCCAGTCCATGGATCATTCAAAGCCGGTGGAGCCAATGCCAATTACTTCGCAGGGTATTCCAGCTATAGCACACAGGATATTCTGCGCAATGACGGTTCGCTAATCGATGCCGCCACTTCCGCTGCGATCAACCGCCATGTCTACACCACCAGTAACTGGAATAACGTAGCGAATTATTACAATGCGGCTCCCGCCAACTTTTATGCAAAATTCTGGCATGACCACAGCATCAGCGGACTGGCTTACGGCTTCCCGTATGACGATGTGAACGGCCAGGCGGCCTATCTGGAAGTCGGTGACCCTAAGGGACTGATTATCCGAGTGGCTTGGTAA
- a CDS encoding HAD family hydrolase produces the protein MKDSLKHILFDLDGTLTDPKEGITKSVEYALNQFSIKVEHPDLLIPYIGPPLYDSFIEIQGFTAEAAAQAVEFYRERYRTLGMFENHVIAGIPELLENLRAKGFDLYVATSKPIVFAEQILRHYELDGFFKYAAGSNLDGTRSKKREVIQHVLDENNLLASQSLMIGDREHDIIGAKACRVASVGVLFGYGSEEELSAAGADYIAHTVEEVGDIIQRLQTNELGE, from the coding sequence ATGAAGGACAGCTTGAAGCACATCTTATTTGATCTGGACGGCACATTGACTGACCCCAAGGAAGGCATTACCAAAAGCGTAGAGTATGCGCTTAACCAATTCAGCATCAAGGTGGAGCATCCTGACTTGCTGATTCCATACATAGGTCCGCCGCTATATGATTCTTTTATCGAAATTCAGGGCTTCACGGCGGAGGCAGCGGCACAGGCGGTGGAGTTCTACCGGGAGCGTTACCGGACCCTGGGGATGTTCGAGAACCATGTGATTGCAGGCATACCTGAGCTGCTGGAGAACTTGAGAGCCAAGGGATTCGATCTGTATGTGGCGACCTCCAAGCCCATAGTATTCGCTGAGCAGATCCTCCGGCATTATGAGCTCGACGGGTTCTTCAAGTATGCGGCAGGCAGCAATCTGGACGGGACACGTTCGAAGAAGCGCGAGGTCATTCAACACGTGCTGGACGAGAATAATCTTCTTGCTTCGCAGTCGCTGATGATCGGGGACCGGGAGCATGACATTATCGGGGCCAAAGCCTGCCGCGTAGCCTCAGTGGGCGTGTTATTCGGCTATGGTTCCGAGGAGGAATTATCGGCGGCCGGAGCGGATTATATTGCGCATACGGTGGAAGAAGTGGGAGATATTATTCAGCGTTTGCAGACGAATGAGCTTGGTGAGTAA
- the thrS gene encoding threonine--tRNA ligase, whose protein sequence is MEIQVQLPDGANRRYSRNTTIAQIAESISVSLRKNAVAGTIDGRLVDLDCPVERDSLVEIVLADSSDGLMIHRHSTAHVMAQAIKRIYGERNVKLGIGPVIEDGFYYDIDIEQPLSIEDLAAIEREMGKIIKENLPIRRRVVSREEAVQYFEQLEEPLKLELIRDLPEDAVLSLYEQGEFTDLCRGPHLPSTGRIKAFKLLSVAGAYWRGDADNQVLQRIYGTAFLSTALLEEHLHLLEEAKKRDHRKLGKELGLFMFSEEAPGMPFYLAKGMLIRTALEDFSRKLQRADGYEEVRSPLMMNRRLWEQSGHWDHYKDEMYFTKVDETDFALKPMNCPGHMLIYKNSLRSYRDLPIRIAEYGQVHRHESSGALNGMMRVRTFCQDDAHLFVLPEQIESEISRVLELIDQFYSIFGFEYKVELSTRPEDYMGSEELWDQAEESLARVLKKNGIEYRVNAGDGAFYGPKIDFHVLDALKRSWQCGTIQLDFQMPEKFDLTYIGEDNNKHRPVVIHRAVFGSIDRFMGILTEHYSGAFPLWLSPVQVKLLPVSVVHDEYAEQVRRQLATAGLRVEVDSRNEKLGYRIREAQLEKIPYMLVLGDQEQNDGTISVRSRAENTLFTLSAQEFIQQLTAKIDGWE, encoded by the coding sequence ATGGAGATTCAAGTGCAGCTGCCGGATGGAGCAAATAGGAGGTATTCGCGTAACACCACAATTGCGCAGATTGCGGAGTCGATTAGCGTAAGTCTGAGGAAGAATGCAGTAGCCGGCACCATCGATGGCAGACTCGTTGACCTTGATTGTCCGGTTGAAAGGGACAGCCTCGTGGAGATCGTTCTAGCAGACAGCAGCGACGGGCTGATGATTCACAGACACAGTACAGCCCATGTGATGGCCCAAGCGATCAAACGGATCTATGGAGAACGGAACGTGAAGCTGGGAATTGGTCCGGTAATTGAGGACGGCTTCTATTACGATATAGATATTGAACAGCCCCTGTCCATCGAGGATCTTGCTGCGATTGAGCGGGAGATGGGAAAAATCATCAAGGAGAACCTGCCGATCCGGCGGCGGGTGGTCAGCCGGGAGGAAGCGGTGCAGTACTTTGAACAGCTGGAAGAGCCGCTGAAGCTGGAGCTGATCCGGGATCTGCCGGAGGACGCAGTCCTCAGCCTGTATGAGCAAGGAGAATTCACGGACCTGTGCCGGGGGCCGCATCTGCCCTCCACTGGCCGGATTAAGGCGTTCAAGCTGCTTAGTGTAGCGGGTGCTTACTGGCGCGGGGATGCTGACAATCAGGTGCTTCAGCGGATATACGGCACAGCCTTCCTGAGCACAGCCCTACTTGAGGAACATCTGCATCTGCTGGAGGAAGCGAAGAAACGGGATCACCGCAAGCTGGGCAAGGAGCTAGGCTTGTTCATGTTCTCCGAGGAAGCGCCGGGCATGCCGTTCTACCTGGCCAAAGGGATGCTGATCCGCACAGCACTTGAGGATTTCTCCCGCAAGCTGCAGCGTGCCGACGGGTACGAAGAGGTCCGCTCGCCGCTGATGATGAACCGCCGTCTGTGGGAGCAATCCGGACATTGGGATCATTACAAGGATGAGATGTATTTTACAAAGGTGGATGAGACAGATTTTGCGCTGAAGCCGATGAACTGTCCCGGACACATGCTGATCTACAAGAACAGCCTCCGCTCCTACCGGGATCTGCCGATCCGCATTGCGGAATACGGCCAGGTTCACCGCCATGAATCTTCCGGCGCGCTGAACGGGATGATGCGGGTCCGTACTTTTTGCCAGGATGATGCCCACTTGTTCGTACTGCCGGAGCAGATAGAATCTGAGATATCGCGGGTGCTGGAGTTGATTGATCAGTTCTATTCCATCTTCGGATTCGAGTACAAGGTTGAGCTGTCTACACGCCCGGAGGATTATATGGGTTCCGAGGAGCTCTGGGATCAGGCAGAAGAGTCGCTTGCGCGGGTGCTGAAGAAGAACGGAATCGAATACCGGGTGAATGCGGGGGATGGCGCTTTTTACGGACCGAAGATCGATTTCCATGTCCTCGATGCCCTGAAGCGGAGCTGGCAATGCGGTACCATTCAACTGGATTTCCAGATGCCCGAGAAGTTCGACCTGACTTACATTGGCGAAGATAACAACAAGCATCGTCCGGTTGTCATCCATCGTGCGGTGTTCGGCTCCATTGACCGGTTCATGGGTATTCTTACAGAGCACTATAGCGGAGCGTTCCCGCTGTGGCTGTCTCCGGTGCAGGTCAAGCTGCTGCCAGTCTCTGTGGTTCATGACGAGTATGCCGAGCAGGTCAGAAGACAGCTTGCTACAGCCGGACTGCGGGTGGAGGTAGATTCCCGGAATGAGAAGCTGGGCTACAGAATCCGTGAAGCTCAGCTGGAGAAAATCCCTTATATGCTTGTGCTGGGAGATCAGGAGCAGAATGACGGCACAATCTCGGTAAGAAGCCGTGCGGAGAACACATTATTCACACTGAGCGCCCAGGAGTTCATTCAGCAACTGACAGCTAAGATTGACGGATGGGAATAA
- a CDS encoding GNAT family protein yields the protein MTAIETGQLAGNVIRLVPLTAEHKPEITKLLHNPLIWEYTWRRISSEEEAGQLADTALANQAAGKDMPYVMVEQASGRIVGTTRLMHLDRTHRNAEIGCTWISPDYWRTEVNTESKLLLLQYAFEVLGLIRVDFSIVSDNLRSQRAIERIGAVREGVLRKQRITADGTVMDNVLYSIIDEEWPAVKQNLQYLVNEKYK from the coding sequence TTGACAGCAATAGAAACAGGGCAGCTTGCAGGCAACGTAATCCGGCTTGTGCCTTTGACGGCGGAGCATAAGCCTGAGATTACGAAGTTGCTGCATAATCCGCTGATCTGGGAGTACACCTGGAGACGGATCAGCTCAGAGGAAGAGGCAGGACAACTGGCGGATACGGCTCTGGCGAATCAGGCAGCAGGCAAGGATATGCCCTATGTGATGGTGGAGCAGGCATCCGGCCGGATCGTTGGGACTACGCGGTTAATGCATCTGGACCGTACGCATCGTAATGCAGAGATCGGCTGCACCTGGATCTCACCGGATTATTGGAGAACTGAGGTGAATACGGAATCGAAGCTGCTTTTGCTGCAATATGCCTTCGAGGTGCTGGGGCTGATCCGAGTGGACTTCTCCATTGTCAGTGATAATCTGCGCTCGCAGCGGGCCATTGAGCGGATTGGTGCAGTCCGGGAGGGCGTCCTGCGCAAGCAGCGGATCACCGCTGACGGTACTGTTATGGATAATGTGTTGTACAGTATTATCGATGAGGAATGGCCTGCGGTGAAGCAGAATCTGCAATATCTGGTGAATGAGAAGTACAAGTAG